In the genome of Oscarella lobularis chromosome 1, ooOscLobu1.1, whole genome shotgun sequence, one region contains:
- the LOC136195540 gene encoding protocadherin-16-like, with protein sequence MVLSRSHVVTVFVLLTKISSILATPSFEIEEGRPANTLVVDLSTSKLSDFSSSPSLPNCSVQACSYALASPSPDVSKYFDLGSQSGRITTKQVFDRESFLPTLNNIVQFTINFIATNTQGGFAYGSLLVTIGDVNDNAPAFADAVESLKISEAFFEKANSKLSIAAAMDLDAGENGTLTYAIESGNVNDTFTLGVDASTGIPYLTTTRSLDRETMPHYCLNVSAHDNPANAALRRSGSHIVDIRLLDTNDNGPRFDNKTYSFRLNENAPSGMRVGQVLASDPDAGPNGHVTYRLTNSYGRPETHFVIDNQTGLIRTTSDAFDYEAEASSKYEFFVKAKDNPSDQGESSFETDIIVSVFIQDVNDEAPRIDLVPVIQNSNVTHGYLPEGYVRGLVIVQLSLTDPDTGDARGSHVDSHMTGGDGYFAYLPPPRIDELGEIIINKTLDHESQNEFTLTIVAADRGDPPLSSSSVFNVIIQDRNDVAPRFDQVTYSASVAESEGAGVSVVKVTALDVDKDSRLRYSINSVHPSSFAKAFAINESSGLLTTLMSLDRELASIVRVEVRVSDGLHVAYANVSITVLDVNDHVPVFQKNLYVFEVPEAQANAVVGQVKATDADDGVFSDIEYLLKNAGAVRFSVNRASGVITTKGTLDYEGDRQYNITIIAQNKGDATMKSEVRVTVNVQDVNDNEPSFHYNAADMFFFQVDKLTELNKEVFVVSADDPDTGAGGVISYHLISAADNDNNAASTRWLSMKSDTGAITVVHNLNHFKTGNYSFVVRAEDGSGNLANADLIVEISQTGVDPGGDSVDDPPSNAFGNTLIILIVALVVLVVVLFLAVLLFLFRQRARDWILQKDVERGGASNKNGGVELKSARRKSSSRVQFAIDDLVTVNEYVKDPVKESDEPMTPRYDPDGEDKAEKEAEGTRKPVVAATIVPRYSARSRKPIQNEESAVLDKDAEVGSDSDSTADSGLATCDSVTTPSVSSTRGLLPSNSGSRHDANGQLATPL encoded by the exons ATGGTGCTGTCACGAAGCCACGTCGtcaccgtcttcgtcctATTGACGAAAATCAGCTCAATCCTCGCTACTCCGTCGTTCGAGATCGAAGAGGGCCGCCCTGCCAACaccctcgtcgtcgatttatCAACCTCAAAACTATCTGATTTTTCGAGCAGTCCTTCTTTGCCTAACTGCAGCGTTCAAGCGTGCTCTTACGCGCTCGCGTCCCCGTCGCCCGACGTGTCGAAGTACTTCGATTTGGGTTCGCAAAGCGGTCGAATTACAACGAAGCAGGTGTTCGATCGCGAGTCCTTCCTACCCACTCTGAACAATATCGTTCAATTCACCATCAATTTCATCGCGACGAACACGCAGGGCGGTTTCGCCTACGGATCGCTCCTGGTCACGATAGGGGACGTGAACGACAACGCGCCCgccttcgccgacgccgtcgaatcgctgAAAATCAGCGAAGCGTTCTTCGAGAAAGCCAATTCGAAGCTCTCCATCGCCGCGGCGATGGACTTGGACGCCGGCGAGAACGGAACGCTCACCTACGCAATCGAATCGGGCAACGTGAACGATACGTTCActctcggcgtcgacgcgtcgaccgGCATCCCCTATctcacgacgacgaggagttTGGATAGGGAAACGATGCCGCATTACTGTCTAAACGTTTCGGCGCACGACAATCCGGCGAACGCGGCGCTTCGACGCTCGGGTTCGCATATCGTCGACATTCGCCTTCTCGACACCAACGATAACGGGCCCCGTTTCGACAATAAGACCTATTCGTTTCGATTGAACGAAAACGCGCCAAGCGGGATGCGAGTTGGACAG GTTCTCGCTAGCGATCCGGACGCGGGCCCCAACGGTCACGTCACCTATCGACTGACGAACTCGTACGGCCGTCCGGAAACCCACTTCGTAATCGACAATCAAACGGGTCTCATACGAACGACGTCCGACGCGTTCGACTACGAAGcggaagcgtcgtcgaaatacGAATTCTTCGTCAAGGCGAAGGACAATCCGAGCGATCAGGGCGAGAGTTCGTTCGAAACGGACATCATCGTGAGCGTTTTCATTCAGGACGTGAACGACGAAGCGCCGCGCATCGACTTGGTTCCAGTCATACAGAACTCCAACGTGACGCACGGATATCTACCGGAAGGATACGTCAGAGGTTTAGTCATCGTTCAGTTATCCCTCACCGATCCCGACACGGGGGACGCGCGCGGTTCTCACGTCGATTCTCACATGACTGGCGGCGACGGCTACTTCGCCTATCTTCCTCCGCCTCGCATCGACGAACTGGGcgaaattattattaataagaCGTTAGACCACGAGTCGCAGAACGAGTTCACGTTGACTATCGTCGCCGCGGATCGCGGCGATCCTCCCCTTTCGTCGAGCTCCGTTTTCAACGTCATAATTCAAGatcgcaacgacgtcgctccgCGATTCGATCAGGTGACCTATTCGGCGAGCGTCGCCGAGAGCGAAGGAGCCGGCGTGTCCGTCGTCAAGGTGACGGCTCTAGATGTCGATAAAGATAGTCGGCTGAGGTATTCCATCAATTCCGTTCATCCGTCTTCATTTGCAAAGGCATTCGCTATTAATGAATCGTCGGGACTGCTAACGACTCTAATGAGTTTGGATCGAGAACTGGCTTCTATAGTACGAGTCGAAGTGCGAGTCTCCGACGGACTGCACGTCGCCTATGCCAACGTGTCCATAACtgttctcgacgtcaatgatCACGTGCCGGTTTTCCAAAAGAATTTATATGTTTTCGAGGTGCCGGAAGCGCAGGCGAATGCCGTCGTGGGTCAAGTGAAAGCGACGGACGCGGACGACGGCGTATTCAGCGACATAGAATATTTGCTGAAGAACGCGGGCGCTGTGCGCTTCAGCGTAAACAGAGCATCGGGCGTGATAACGACAAAAGGCACTTTAGACTACGAAGGCGATCGGCAATACAACATAACAATTATTGCGCAAAACAAAGGCGATGCGACGATGAAGTCGGAGGTCCGAGTGACGGTGAACGTTCAAGATGTAAATGACAATGAGCCGAGTTTTCACTACAACGCGGCGGACATGTTTTTCTTCCAAGTCGACAAATTGACGGAGTTGAATAAGGAGGTGTTCGTCGTGTCGGCCGACGATCCGGACACGGGCGCCGGCGGCGTCATTTCCTATCATCTGATCAGCGCCgccgacaacgacaacaacgCCGCGTCGACTCGGTGGCTCAGCATGAAGTCGGACACGGGCGCTATCACGGTCGTTCATAATCTTAATCACTTCAAAACGGGCAACTATTCCTTTGTCGTTCGAGCTGAGGACGGCAGTGGGAATCTTGCCAATGCCGATCTCATTGTCGAGATATCTCAAACCGGCGTTGATCCGGGAGGcgattccgtcgacgacCCACCATCGAACGCGTTTGGAAATACGCTTATAATTTTAATCGTTGCCCTGGTCGTTCTCgttgtcgttctttttctcgccgttCTACTCTTCCTTTTCCGACAGAGAGCTCGGGATTGGATTCTCCAGAAGGACGTCGAGCGCGGCGGCGCTAGCAACAagaacggcggcgtcgaactGAAAAGCGCTCGAAGAAAGTCGAGCTCTCGCGTGCAATTTGCCATCGACGATCTCGTGACGGTCAACGAATACGTCAAAGATCCGGTCAAGGAATCGGACGAGCCGATGACGCCGCGCTACGATCCTGACGGCGAGGATaaagctgaaaaagaagcggaagGAACGCGGAagcccgtcgtcgccgcgacgattGTGCCTCGCTACTCGGCACGATCGCGAAAGCCTATACAGAATGAGGAATCGGCTGTGCTAGACAAGGATGCTGAGGTCGGATCAGATTCAGATTCTACGGCAGATAGTGGGCTTGCGACGTGCGATAGCGTAACTACTCCGTCTGTGTCGTCGACACGTGGATTATTACCCAGTAATAGTGGGTCTCGGCATGACGCCAATGGACAACTAGCAACACCTCTTTAG